A region of the Myxococcus stipitatus DSM 14675 genome:
TGAGGTGGAGCCTGGCTTCGCCTGCGCCGGTACGCCCAGCCGCTGCGTGAGGGCGGGCGTCGTGGTCTTCAACACGGGCGTGGACCAGAACAACCGCCGGCTGGAGTCCGGCCTGGACCCGCACTGGTTCTACACCGCCAACAACCTGGGCGCCGCCACCGGTGCGCGCACCGCCCAGGACTGGCCGCAGGAGATCCAGACGGCGCGCTTCATGGCGGCACCCCTGGGGGCCCCCACGTGTGTCTCCCAGCGGTTCATCATCCCCTCGACCACGAAGGTCTCCCAGTTCCGCCTGCGGCTGGCGACGTTCAACGACAACGAGTTCGACCACGCGACGGTGAACGGCACGGCCTTCACGCCCGTCACGGTGAGCGAGCCGGGCGGCCAGCCCTGGCAGAAGAGCATCATCCGGGAGTTCGGCTCGAACGCGGGCTGGCGCACGGGCCTCAACCGCATCGAGCTGTGCAACGAGAACGCGGCCTCGGAGCCCAACGCGTTCCGCTACATCTTCGTGGACGCCTACGACGACCGCTGCGGTGACGGCGCCGTGTCTCCTCGCGAGGAGTGCGACGACGGCAACACGGCCAACAACGATGGCTGCAGCGCGAGCTGCGGCATCGAGACCGGCTACGGCTGCGCGGGCTCCCCCAGCTCCTGCGCGCGGACGTGTGGCAACGGCCAGCTCAACGCCGGCGAGCAGTGCGACGACGGCAACACGACGGCGGGCGACGGCTGCAACGCGAGCTGCCGCGTGGAGTCCGGCCACGCGTGCCCCACCCCGGGCCAGGCCTGTGTCGCCACCTGCGGCAACGGGCAGATCAACGCGGGTGAGCAGTGCGACGATGGCAACACGCTGGGCAGCGATGGCTGCTCCGCGTCCTGCCGCATCGAGGGCGGCTATGAGTGCAGCGGCGCCCCGTCCACCTGCGCTCCGCTGTGCGGCAACGGCCAGCTCAACCCCGGCGAGCTGTGCGACGACGGCAACACCACCATGGGCGATGGCTGCTCCGTGGCCTGTACCCTGGAGCTGGGCGCCTCCTGCCCCACGCCCGGCCAGCCCTGTGTGAACACGTGCGGCAACGGCGTGGTGAACCCGGGCGAGGAGTGCGACGACGGCAACCTCAACCCGGGGGACGGCTGCGCCACCGAGTGCCGCGTGGAGTCCGGCTACGCCTGCAGCCGGCCCACGAACGCGCCCTCCGTGTGCGTCCCGTCGTGCGGCAACAATGTCGTGGACCCGAACGAGACGTGTGACGACGGCAACACCCACTCGGGCGACGGCTGCTCGTCCGGATGCGGTGCGGAGCCGGGTTACTCCTGCTCCGGCGTGCCCTCCGCCTGCACCACCCTGTGCGGCGATGGCCAGGTCGCGGGTACCGAGGCGTGTGACGACGGCAACACCGTGGTGGACGACGGCTGCAGCGCCACCTGCACGGTGGAGTCCGGCTATGTCTGCACGCGCCCCGTGGGTGCCACTTCCGTGTGTACGCAGAGCTGTGGCAACGGCGTGCTGAACCCGGGCGAGACGTGCGACGACGGCAACAAGACGGCGGGCGACGGCTGCAGCGGCAACTGCGCCCCGGAGCCCGGCTATTCGTGCAGTGGCGCGCCGAGCGCGTGCAGCACCACCTGCGGTGACGGCGTGGTCGCCGGCGCCGAGGTCTGCGACGACGGCAACCTCCAGGGCGGAGACACCTGCTCGCCGCGCTGCCTGTGGGAGAACGGCCAGGCGTGCAACGCGTCCGGCGTCTGCGAGAGCGGCACCTGCAACCCGCACTCGGACCTCTGCGTCACCGCCAACATCTGCGGCAACGGGATGCTCGACGGGAGCGAGCAGTGCGACGACGCCAACACCACCGCGGGCGATGGCTGCACGGCCACGTGCACCATCGAGGCGGGCTACAGCTGCCTGGACATCCCCTCGGACTGCGCGGTGCGGTGTGGTGACGGCGTGAAGGCGACCACGGAAGCCTGCGACGACGGCAACACGGCGGCGGGCGACGGCTGCAATGCCACCTGCGCGGTGGAGTCCGGCTCCGGCTGCCAGAACAAGGCGGTGAATGTCATCCTCACCCGCCACGCTCGCAACGAGTGCACCCAGGTCGGGAACATCGGCACGCCCACCCTGCCGGAGGGCGACATCCAGGCGGCGCTCACGGTGCCGGGCCGCTACCGCATCAGCTACGTCTCCGGCGCGGTGGACTACGACGGAGCACCCCGCTGGTACCCGGGCATCTTCGGCGTCAACCACACCACCAGCACCGGCGCGCAGCGCTTCTCGCTGGGACGCGTTCCCCCGACGACGGGGTCCACCTCCCGCGAGGCCGCCATGGAGCAGGGCTTCACGGAGCGCCGCGACTTCGACGCGGCCACGGGTGACGTGCGCGTGGCCTTCATCGACACCGACTGCGCCACCAACAACAACTCGGCGACGACGGCCACCTTCCGCGTGGACTCGCTCTCCATCTGCCAGCTCATCCCCGTGCTGACGGACCCGGGCCCTGGCGG
Encoded here:
- a CDS encoding DUF4215 domain-containing protein, which encodes MTTRVPEPFCPEPRPPARAGLRAAFALALLAALTGCEPMPPASTGEEALVSSQSSALVGDGRLQPGEQCDDGNTVSGDGCSATGTIEAGYLCHVPGRACSLASLCGNDVVNTGEACDDGNTVAGNNGCSATCDLSLCGNGAFNNRQWPNFDQEICDDGNRAEGDGCNRMCEVEPGFACAGTPSRCVRAGVVVFNTGVDQNNRRLESGLDPHWFYTANNLGAATGARTAQDWPQEIQTARFMAAPLGAPTCVSQRFIIPSTTKVSQFRLRLATFNDNEFDHATVNGTAFTPVTVSEPGGQPWQKSIIREFGSNAGWRTGLNRIELCNENAASEPNAFRYIFVDAYDDRCGDGAVSPREECDDGNTANNDGCSASCGIETGYGCAGSPSSCARTCGNGQLNAGEQCDDGNTTAGDGCNASCRVESGHACPTPGQACVATCGNGQINAGEQCDDGNTLGSDGCSASCRIEGGYECSGAPSTCAPLCGNGQLNPGELCDDGNTTMGDGCSVACTLELGASCPTPGQPCVNTCGNGVVNPGEECDDGNLNPGDGCATECRVESGYACSRPTNAPSVCVPSCGNNVVDPNETCDDGNTHSGDGCSSGCGAEPGYSCSGVPSACTTLCGDGQVAGTEACDDGNTVVDDGCSATCTVESGYVCTRPVGATSVCTQSCGNGVLNPGETCDDGNKTAGDGCSGNCAPEPGYSCSGAPSACSTTCGDGVVAGAEVCDDGNLQGGDTCSPRCLWENGQACNASGVCESGTCNPHSDLCVTANICGNGMLDGSEQCDDANTTAGDGCTATCTIEAGYSCLDIPSDCAVRCGDGVKATTEACDDGNTAAGDGCNATCAVESGSGCQNKAVNVILTRHARNECTQVGNIGTPTLPEGDIQAALTVPGRYRISYVSGAVDYDGAPRWYPGIFGVNHTTSTGAQRFSLGRVPPTTGSTSREAAMEQGFTERRDFDAATGDVRVAFIDTDCATNNNSATTATFRVDSLSICQLIPVLTDPGPGGVTDPVIGGPATPGTTIHVYVDGNPTPACTAVTDATGNWTCNLGNIPEGSHSVVVTSTVLGTTETAPPTNIVIQRVPPAPPVITGPATGSVVPTPTPAITGTSEPGATVTVREGSTVLCTATADANGRWSCTPSTPLPEGPHTVTATAAPPGGGVSSPSAPTTFTVDTTAPAAPVITGPAPGSLLNDNTPTISGTSEPGTTVTVREGATVLCTAVTDDAGRWSCTPSTPMADGSHSVTATATDRAGNVSPVSNVDTFRIDTVAPDTSFVRSPPGRTDTSEAEFDYGSTETGVRYECSLNGGPYVDCSTTYDVSHGDHTLRVRAVDEAGNVDATPAEYKWTVLNTRSFAGGGCSAAPASSWLALLGLLGLRRRNKRR